The following are encoded in a window of Bacillus oleivorans genomic DNA:
- a CDS encoding glycosyl hydrolase family 18 protein — MKKFLLMILLLSLPLSGCAGNNQNADEAELLNQTNPHPRVQQIKAGSNNPNGQDVLPSETAHGNHTIDSIGFLEPIDPNAAVSEVNKVGKHLSYVAFFSYRANPDGSLIPLNDEEALSATRKSGSTPMMVVTNFSEGNFSPDIAHTIFTDKAASKRFIQGVIQTMKDKGYEALNIDFEHIRAEDRELYNGFLETILPQVREAGFTVSTALAPKTSDEQSGPWHGAHDYKRHGELADFVILMTYEWGWSGGPPMAVSPIPQVRQVIDYAASVIPREKIVMGSPLYGYDWTLPYVEGGEFAKRIAPQDAADLAVKEGVTVQFDNESQAPFFNYTDDNNQKHVVWFENEQSAQAKFNLIKEYGLRGVAYWVLGEPFPQNWTILEDQFTIRKHNQ, encoded by the coding sequence GTGAAAAAATTTTTGCTAATGATACTCTTACTTTCCCTGCCTCTTTCAGGTTGTGCTGGGAATAATCAAAATGCAGATGAAGCGGAACTGTTAAACCAGACAAATCCGCATCCGAGAGTCCAACAAATTAAGGCAGGGTCAAACAATCCTAACGGACAGGATGTATTACCATCGGAAACCGCCCATGGAAACCATACAATCGATTCGATTGGATTTCTTGAACCCATTGATCCAAATGCAGCTGTTTCAGAAGTAAACAAAGTTGGGAAGCATTTGTCTTATGTGGCTTTTTTCAGTTATAGGGCTAATCCCGACGGAAGTTTGATTCCACTTAATGATGAAGAAGCACTTTCTGCAACCCGGAAATCTGGCTCCACGCCAATGATGGTTGTTACCAATTTTTCTGAAGGGAATTTTTCTCCGGATATTGCCCATACGATTTTTACGGACAAAGCGGCATCTAAACGGTTCATTCAAGGTGTTATTCAAACCATGAAAGATAAGGGTTACGAAGCTTTAAATATCGACTTTGAACATATTAGAGCTGAGGACCGGGAACTATATAACGGCTTTCTAGAAACAATCCTGCCTCAGGTTCGAGAGGCTGGGTTCACGGTTTCAACTGCATTAGCTCCAAAAACAAGTGACGAACAAAGCGGACCATGGCATGGTGCACACGATTATAAACGCCATGGGGAACTTGCGGATTTTGTGATTTTAATGACGTATGAATGGGGATGGTCTGGCGGTCCTCCAATGGCGGTATCTCCAATCCCTCAAGTAAGACAAGTAATAGATTATGCGGCTTCTGTCATACCTCGGGAGAAAATCGTGATGGGCTCCCCTCTTTACGGTTATGATTGGACATTACCATATGTAGAGGGCGGTGAATTTGCCAAAAGAATAGCACCGCAGGATGCAGCTGACCTTGCGGTTAAAGAAGGGGTAACCGTCCAATTTGATAACGAATCACAAGCCCCTTTTTTTAATTACACAGACGACAACAATCAAAAACACGTGGTTTGGTTTGAAAATGAACAAAGTGCTCAGGCTAAATTTAATCTGATAAAAGAATACGGTCTGCGTGGGGTTGCTTATTGGGTTTTAGGTGAACCGTTCCCGCAGAATTGGACGATTCTTGAAGATCAATTTACTATTAGAAAACATAATCAATAA
- a CDS encoding LutC/YkgG family protein — MTRGMIYNRENFLNHIAGELGRERKKEVTRPEKQYQPQLKVFAKMTPDQLLEELIRACERIHTEVFVTNAASIEKTLKRQIEAYGGGPIVTAEDLRFFGFGLGMLLEQENVHKWDPSLGKENIEIAEKANIGIMFSDITLAESGTVVILNNKNKARAISLLPTTFIAIIPKSTIVPRFTQAAQEIERRMQTGQTIASCINFISGPSNSADIEYNLVVGVHGPIRVSYIVVEDR, encoded by the coding sequence ATGACTAGAGGAATGATTTATAATCGAGAGAATTTTTTAAACCATATAGCAGGTGAACTTGGGCGTGAACGGAAAAAGGAGGTCACCAGACCTGAAAAACAGTATCAGCCCCAGCTGAAGGTATTTGCGAAAATGACTCCTGATCAGCTTCTTGAGGAGCTGATCCGCGCCTGCGAACGGATTCATACAGAAGTTTTTGTCACAAATGCTGCGTCTATTGAAAAAACGCTAAAAAGGCAGATAGAAGCATATGGCGGCGGGCCAATTGTAACAGCAGAAGACCTACGCTTCTTCGGATTTGGACTAGGGATGTTGTTAGAACAGGAAAATGTACACAAATGGGACCCATCTCTGGGAAAAGAAAATATAGAAATAGCTGAAAAAGCAAATATCGGAATTATGTTTAGTGATATAACATTGGCAGAATCGGGAACGGTTGTCATTTTAAATAATAAAAACAAAGCAAGAGCCATCAGCTTATTGCCAACAACCTTTATTGCCATTATTCCTAAAAGCACGATCGTTCCAAGATTTACGCAAGCAGCACAAGAAATTGAAAGAAGAATGCAGACAGGACAAACGATTGCTTCCTGTATTAATTTTATCTCTGGTCCGAGTAATAGTGCTGATATTGAGTATAATCTTGTTGTTGGTGTCCATGGCCCGATTCGGGTGTCGTATATTGTAGTCGAGGACCGGTAG
- a CDS encoding CBO0543 family protein — protein sequence MKDRSILHLITISGLVGSYLAFRKGSIKDWFLVYLFKGIISSLIDTPIAKNKLVQYPTRYFSRSYDTNIIFDYIVFPMVCVVYSRITNKMKGLSAILSVFFLSIPMTLVEEWLQRKTKLINYSRQWNWLNTLIYLTLTFWSSRVFVTSVRFFDKKRNKQSESNSSQNPNQNISG from the coding sequence ATGAAAGATAGATCCATTTTGCATTTGATAACCATTTCTGGATTAGTTGGTTCGTATTTGGCATTTAGAAAGGGTTCGATCAAAGACTGGTTTCTTGTTTATCTATTTAAAGGAATTATTTCAAGTTTGATTGATACACCAATCGCAAAGAATAAATTAGTTCAATACCCAACAAGATACTTTTCCCGCTCTTATGATACGAACATTATATTTGATTATATTGTTTTCCCGATGGTATGCGTAGTTTACAGCCGGATAACCAATAAAATGAAGGGATTAAGCGCAATCTTAAGCGTTTTTTTCCTTAGTATTCCAATGACATTAGTTGAAGAATGGCTTCAAAGAAAGACAAAATTAATAAATTACAGCAGACAATGGAATTGGCTCAACACTTTAATCTATCTCACACTGACATTCTGGTCCTCAAGAGTCTTTGTTACTTCAGTCCGATTTTTTGATAAAAAAAGAAACAAACAATCAGAATCCAATAGCTCTCAAAATCCAAACCAAAATATATCTGGATGA